The Clostridium beijerinckii genomic sequence TTATTGAATTTATATACTCAAAAGCTTTATCTTTTAAAACTTCTGTAAACTTTGACTTTATCTCATCACTATTTATTAAATTTTTGAATATAGTTTCTTGAACATTTACTGTGCTTTGCTCTTTTTCAATCAATTGATTTTTTAAACTGCTATTAGTTGCCATAAACACAACACCCTCTCTTTATTTAGATGAATAATTAATTTAATATGTTTTATCATTAACTAACTTGAAATCTCCTTAATTTCAAATCTTCTGCTCATAGACTGTTTGCAAACTTCTTTATAAATCTCAGGATATTTTTCTTTTAAAACTTTACTATCTATTCTGTTTGAAGTTACTCCCTTCCAAATTACTTGGAACTTTTCCACAATTCCTTTTTCAGCATTTCCAAGCTGATTTTTTAGATTGTTTTCTATAACTTTAAGAGATTCATCTAGAATCTTCATTTGATTTTTTATATTTAAATATTCATTTATCTTGTCCTTATACTCTTCCTTCAAGTTAACTTCTAACATCTTATCTATACATTTAAAAGTCTTGCTTAAATATTTACTAGCAGCTTCACTTCCATCAAGCTTTGGTGGAATTCTTTTTTGAACATGATTAATCCAAAAATCTTTTTCAGCTTCAACTATCATAGAAATTAATTCCTCATCACGCTTAATCTCTTTATACACAAACCTTTGTCCACCTATCAATGCCGCTATATAACAAGTATCAGCACCCAAGACCTCCATATAATGCTGACATTGAAGTATGTGACTAGGTGGAATTTCTTCACCAGCCCATTCCTTTGCTCTAAAGGCATTCACCGTTGTGCATTCCAGGAGTGAGTTTTCACCAACAATTCTTCTATCAATATTACCCATCATGAATTCATGAGTCTTATGAACTAACTGCCTTTTATCCTTCCTTACCTTCTTGCCACTCCTTATCGAAAATTCTCTTGCTACAACTTCCTCTAAGGTATTTCCAAAGTAAGATGATTCATTAGACTCCTTCACTTCTCTAATTTCTTCTGTCTTGTCCACATAAACTTCAAAAGGACTTTTCCATTTGTTAACTCCCATAATAGCTCCAACATCAGAACCTCCAATTCCCTTTTGCCTTTCCTTAAGCCATTGTAATTTATCCATTCCCTTCACCTCTCAATGAAACACTCTAAATTAAAATTAATTTCCACTAAAATCATCAAATCTAATGATTTTATTTTTATCTACATGTTTAAAAATTTGAAAACTGTACATAACTATAATCAGTTAACTGTTCGTTCCACGCAACACTTAATTTAAAAAATTAAACACCTTTTAAAAAGTGCGTAGCACAACCAAGAACAATTCACCTTTTGAAGAAGCAGCTATGCTGCAAATAAGATCATTTTCACCTTTTGAAAAAGTGCAAAGTACAATCAGAAACTTTTTACCTTATAAAAAAAGCAGCTATACTGTAACTAAGATCGATTCACCTATGAAAAGGTACTTAGCACAATAACAACTTTTCATGTTACAAAAGGTGCTCCTATATAAAACGAGCATGAAACACAAGTATAAACTTTTAATCAAAACTAATGTCATTTTATCTTTAATAATTAATAGTTATAAGCTGTTAACTTAAAAATATATACTTTCTGTAATTAATTTTTTTATCATCGCAATATTTAATTATATTTGTAATAACCTTTATTCCTGCTTTACCATTTCCATTTGCTATTCGCCATATGGTACTTGGTGCTAAATCAAGATTCCGAGCACATTTATTGAAGTTACCATCAAACTGCTCATCAACAAATTTTTTAACTGATTCTTTTGTTGTATTCATATATTCCCCTCCCATTCTCCTTATGCAATATTCCTTACACGCAATATTATATTCCTACCGTTTCTTAAACGCAACACTTTTTTTACTATTTTTTTACTTATCATTGCATTTACGCAATAAATTATTTAAAATTAATATAATATATGTACGCACATCCGTTCGTTAGATGTTAATAATAAATTTGGACTCTCACTTATCACTTAAAGGAGTTGATTATATGTTTAATGCCGAATTACTTAGTAGTTTAATAAAAGAAGCACAAGGTGATATTTCTTTAAACAACTTTGCTAGTCAATGTAAAATAAGCTCTAGCACATTGTCAAGAATTATAAACAATAAAAATTCTTGTCCACCAGCGCCTAGCACATTACAAAAAATTGCTTCTGTTGCACACAATGGTGTCACTTATGCTGACCTTATGGCCGCTGCTGGTTATATAAATGATGGCGAAACACCTGTAGAAATTCCAGATGCAACTAATACTGTTTTATCTAAAAAAGATGAAAGAGACATTGCAAAAAGAATTGAAGCATTAAAAGAAGATTTACTAAATGGTGAAGGGCTCATGCTTTCAGGAAATCCTATGTCACCTGAAGCTATTGAAAGTTTAATAGAAGCCTTATCTTCTGGAATACGTCAAGCAAAGATTGCAAATAAAAAATATACACCTTTAAAAAAACGCAGCTATGCTGCAAATAAATTCATTTCACCTAATAAATATAAAAAATAGATAAGAATGAGAACTTTTCATCTAAGATATTGGCTAAATTATAGATATTCTTATGCATATATAACTTTAGAATTATTACAAAGCAGGTACAGAATGCGTTTTAAGCCTTCTGTATTTGTACTACTTTACTATGGTAACTATTACGGGGGTGGCTTTTTTGCATTTTATCGAGGGATTATTTTCAAAATTAGTTAAAAAATATAACACTACAGATGTTTATGAATTATGTAAATTAGAAAAAATAACATATAGAGAACTAGATCTTCATCCTGAAATAAACGGGATTTATCAATATGTAATGAGAAATAGAATTATAACAATAAACCAAAATCTTAGTCCTGAGTGTAAGAGAATAACATGTGAGCACGAGTTAGGACATGCTATCCTTCATAAAAAATATAACTGCACTTATCTAAAAACAAAGACCTTCTTCAATGTTAATAAATTTGAAAAAGAAGCTGATATATTTTCATCTTTATTTGAAATCCCATTTATATCTAAAGATATATTAATAGGAAAAACATTAGATGAAGTTGCTTGTGAATTAAACGTTTCAAGATATTTATTAGATCTTAGAATAGGCATCTGTAATTTTGATTAGTAATTTAAATGCATATAATTTCCTTTATTATGCTCATATTATATTAAGGTAGGTGTTTATTTCATGATAGGAAAAATTCGTGAATCTTCTTCTGGACTCAGTATTTTTGATTTATTTGATGATGAGTTATATATAAAGTGAAACTTGATTCAGATGGAGTTCTACCTCCATCTTGAATCTTAGTTGAACTTATCTAGGGTCGTGCCACTGTTATCGCTCACCTAAAAGTAGATGAGAGTGTTACAGTGGCTAGACATCAGATAAATAAAATCATACAACTTCTTAAGGGAAAGTATGAAATTAAATTATCAGATTTCTGTGGAAATCCTATCTTTGAAGAATCTCAAGATATTATTATAAACAATATAAAAATTAATATCTCTTGGGATCACATGGCTGGCTGCTCAATCATGGCTTTAGATCTAGGTGGAAATAAACTTATTGAAGAAATAGCAGATTATTTAAATACTCATTATTAATAATATTATTTGCAAGGAGATTAACATGGAAAATACAGAAGAATATTGCAATCGAATTATTCAAGAAATGATTAAATCCTATGAAGATACTGGAAACAAAGATGGCGTTAGTAAACTGTGTAGGGAAGCATATTCTTTATACAGAAATAATGAATTGCCTAGTGAATATTATGGCAAAATATATTATACAGCCATGGAAATAGGTCACTATAAATAATAATTTAAGCTTTTCCCTAACCAGAATAACTTCAAGACATCTACGATAAAAATGAGGTGACAAAATAAAAGTAGCTATTTAAGCATTCCACGGGAAGCAGATGTGAAAATCCAAATGGAAAGGTAGATCAAATATTTAATATAGTTACAATTAACTTCTCAGCATATTGCATGCATAAATTTATTTTATATAAAAAGAAAATATATAAATGTTTCGTGGAATTTTCTTAATCCTCAAAAACATTTATATATTTTCAATTAAGTTTCTAAATTTAATTTGAATGCAATGATTCTAATATACCCTTGCTAAGTCCTTCTGCCAGTTTTTCTTGGTAACTGTCTTCATTCAAAAGCTGATCCTCTTTTTCATTAGACATAAATCCCATTTCAACTAGTACCACAGGAACTTTTGACCAATTAAATCCAGTTAAATCTGATCTCTCAACTACACCTCTATCAGGCATTCCTACGGTAGAAACTAAATCTTGCAGTATTGTTTTACCATATACTTTACTTATTGCACTAATATCTTTTGCATATCCTATTGGAGCTGGAATTAACATAGATGTTCCTCTAGCACTTTGAGAATCCGCAGAATCACAGTGTATTCTTATAGCTAAATCAGCATTGTTATCATTTCCAACCTCTGCCCTTTCAATATTACCTGGACTTTCAGAATCTTGTGTTTTTGTCATTATAACTGTTACATTGTGTTGTTCTAACAAAGTTTTTAATTTTTTAGATACACTCATAGCAACAACATATTCCGGCGTTTTTGTAGAAATTCCTTCCGCTCCACCTGGATCTTTTATTTTCATTACATCAGAATCTGGAGACTGTTTCTCCATTCCCTTATTTCCATTAGAAGAATGTCCTGGATCAATGACTACTATTTTTTTATTTACAACTGTTTGATCTTCCACATTATTTGAGGAATCATTATCTTCTTTTGGTGCCTCACTATTATCCACTGTTTTATTTTCAGTTTCTATAGTATCACTTTTTTCAACTTCTTGGGTATTATTAACTTCTTTTTTCTCTATACTTGAATTACATCCAGACAAAGTTATAAATATTAAAATTGATAAAACTCCTGATAAAATTTTATTCATCTATTTCTTTTGCTCCCATGCTTGTAATACTTTATAATTAGCTATTTCATATTCATTTAAAGTAGAATCACTTCCATCGTAATTGGGATTTGGAACATACCAGCTTTTTGATGAAAAATATTTTTTATATTCATCATTAGTAAATACATATCCATGACGTGCAAATATTTCATTTCTTGCAAGCCCAAGCTGATCCTTCGTTAAATTCTTCAGATCATCTTCCATTAAATATGTCTTATCGCTATCTTTTAAAATATAGTCATTTGAAGATTTTGTACTCTGGGTAGCTTTTTCTCCCCCACCTGCATTTACTTCTGTCGGAGTTCTTCCATCTTCATATACTTTGTACCATTTCGTATTATCCTTGTTATTTGATGTCACCAAGCTTGTACTATTTGATACAATTTCATATATTCCGTCATTATCTACATCATCAGGCTTTGTATCTTTGTTCCCCAATACAGTTCCCTTTAATTGCAGTTTTTCATTATCAACTCCAAAAACACTTGTACCTGAATTGCTTGAATTATTTGAATAGCCGATAAATACTCCTTTTTTATTATCAGCATAATTATATGCTCCCTGCATTGTTTGATTCCATGCATGATCCATTGTAAAGCTGTCAACTAATTTATATTGCCCATTTTTTATTTTATATAAATTTAATTTATATCCTGAATTATATGAGTATTTTCCATTTCCTTTTAATTCTATTATTTCATCAAAAGGATCATCATCAAAGTTATCAAAACATATTTGCCTATCTTCCATAAGTAAGGCTTTTGTATTTGCAAGAGGAGTATTAGTTATTTTTGAAATTACATTTAACATAATATCTTCATAATTTTTATTATCTTTAAAGTTTCCCCCAAGTTTATCTATTTCACTAAACTCGGCTACTGCATCTTGGTATTTTCCATCTTTGTAAAGCTTGTCTATTTTTTTATCCTTTATACCTATTGCAATACTTTGATAGTCTCCTTGTGATATCATGCTTGATACTTGATTTAAATCTTCTTCTGCTAATTCAACATCATTCTTAGCAATTTCTACAATACTAGCTTTTAATAAGTCTTTAGTAGTATTAGATTTTAATACCTTTGCAGCCTTAACAGCATATTGAAATTTTTCATTAGCACTTATTGATGTATCATTAGCTTTAATTATGTAGTATTCCCCTTCTATTCTATTGAAGAATACAGCTATGCAAATTGCTACTATTAATATAACCGCTGCTGCGATTTTAGGTGCCATTCCAGAAAAAAATGGTTTTCTACTTCTCTTATGTCCATTTTTTGATGAATTGTTACCTGTATCATTGTTATGCTCAAATTTTTCGTATTCAGTTGCTCTAGTATTAATATGCATAGTTCTTTCTTTCTCAACATTTTCATTTTTCTGCAATGATTCATTAGCAGGTATAATAATAGGTTCAGTTATAGATTCATTTATATTTTCCTTAGAAAAATCTATAGTATTATTTACATTATTATTTATTTTTTTTGATAAATCAATTTTACTTTTATTTATATCTTCATTATCTATATCTAAGTTTTTAATTGGGTTTCCACATTTTTTGCAAAACTTAACGTTTGGTTCAATTGGATTTCCACATTTAGTACAAAATTTCATTTTCTCACCTCTCTATTGTTACGTGTTAATTATTGTTTAAAGTATATTAAGGATTTGTTTTGCTACTAATTTGCACTACATCTTTTATAGAATATACTTTAAAATCTGAAGCAGTTGATCTAACCACATAAGTATCTCTAAAATCAGTATATGATGAGGTTTTATTTTTCCCATATGATATATAATATTTTTCATATACAGTTACTTGATATTCAGAATTGCTTATTTTTTTTATATCTTCTATCTTATGACTTACTAGTTCCTCTTCTATTTGCTGTTCTGAATAATTTTTAATAAGTGAAGTAAACTCACTTATTAAACCTCCACTTAAATCTATTGATCCTTTAATATAGTCAATATTCTTTGAGTTAATCATTCTTATATATGCACTTTCATAATCTTCTATTGAGTTTTTGACCTTTATCTCATTATTATCGTATGTGTTAACTGAATTAGAAGAGTTAGATTTTTTATCCACTGTTTGCTTTTTTTCTGGTGGTGTATAACTATACTCTGCTGTAACTTCATCATTATCTAATGTACAAGCTATTTTAATATTTTTTTCACTGCTAGTAGATTCGTCTGAAGTCTTGTATGATATTGCATATTCATTATCATTTACTCCATCAGATAATTTTAAATCTTTCTGAAACGCATCATTTTCTTTTATTGTAATATTTTTAACATTAATCTTATTTGCATAATTATTAATTTTTATTGAAGCTGTTACTTCAGGGTACTTATCAATATCTACGTTTAATATTTCCATATTTTTAGTTGCATCATCTTTATGAGATGCATTTTGTTTAATATATGCTACCCCTGCTGATACTGAAAATATTAATATCAATATTACGCTAATTAATGTAATTTTTAAGCCAATCTTCCTTTTTTTATTGACTATATTATTAGGTGTATTATTTGAATTAATGAGCTCTCCACACTTTGGACAAAATTTTATATTATCGCTTACTTCATTTCCACATTTTTTACAATATTTCATAAACTAACTCCTTGAATTATTTATATACTTAATTCTTAAATGATATTTTTAAAAGAATTAAATATATTAATTGTTGATATCAACGATGATTCTATTTGACTTGTAATAAATAATGCTAATATAGCAGAACATGAAATGAATAATATTATCATTATTATAAATACCTTATCATTTTTTTCTTCGCTAATTTGTTTTATTCCGCTATACAAAGTAATAAATGATAATATATACCCTGATCCAATTATAAGTAATCCAAAAATAATGCTAACTAACGTAACTATACTTGCTAATGCCATTGAAATTACTAATGGTATATATGATGAAGTTGATATAAATAGTATATCTGTTGGTTTTATCTTACTCTTCAATACTATTGCATTTAATATTGCTAATATTATAGCTGTCAAAATAATTATTACAAATACTTGAATAAAGCCATTTATAAATATATCCTTATTGTCAATAAATGCATTAATTTTATTTTTGGCATCCAATATTTCATTAGACATCATAAGTTGTTGTGATGCTTTCAAAGCTTCTTGCTCTGATATTATTTTTGCACTTGCTAAAATCGTAGGTAACTTTTTTACCATACTGAATATTGAATTAATAATAGCTGAAACATATAAAATATTTAATAATCCCTGAATAATAGGTAGTCCTAAAAGTAAAGCAATTGATGATTTTAATAACTCTTCATCTTTTAACTCACTAAAAAAAGATACTGGTTTAATAAAGTAATTTTTAAATACTTTTATTATTCCACTATCAATTGGTTTTACTGTTGTGAATGTTTCTTTTCGCATATCATTTTCAAATTGTTGGCATCCACAAGATCCACAAAACCTATCTCCATCTAAAATTTCACTTCCACAATTTTTACAAAACATTATTACCCCTCCGTTTGCATATCTGCTAATACATAATTAGTTATGCACTAAAAACAAACTATGCCATTTACTATATTTATAATATCGATACTAAGTAATTATAGCACCCCACATAATGGAACTGCAAACATTAATTGCATGCTTTTATTCATCATATCCAATTTTCTATACTTTTTTGAACAAAATCTACCATATCATGTTTCCCTTTCCAATTTATTCTTGCTTAGATTTCAAATACTTCCCACACATCTATTTTTATTGTGTCCTTTTCATTCTGCTATTTATTTTAATTTATAGTAAAACCTTTTTAATCCATATACTCAACTCCCAATCCTAAAATATTTAGGCACTATATAGCTTGTAATAAAAATCCAATTCACTTAAATATCAATTTAAATTTATAAGCACTTTAGAAATAATAAAAGCCGCCATTTCTAGTGTCAAATTGTTTTGCAAACTCAATTTACAAAAGAAGTGAGTTTAATAGTATCATCTTCAAGTAAAATATTTCTTGGGAGCACATAGCTGATAAGCGACATACTATCAGATGACTTTATTGAGTTTACTAGCTCAGGAAGTGAATATAATTACAAAAACTAATCTCAATATGAATATCACAAACTCTTTCCGCGAATAATAAATAAAAAGTAAGGTGGTGATATAAATGGGATCTTCTCAATACAACAGAAATAAGAATGACAAGAGCAATGTTGATAAGATGAAAGGCAAGAATAATCGTGATAAAGGCAACAATCAAGTTGGCTCAACAGATAATGGAAAATAATCTATTTTACTTAAATATACTATAACTAAAATAACAGCAAATATATAACCAAAAAACACAGCCTGCATCTATACTCACTAGGCTGTGTTTTTTCACATTATTTTTTATATAAATTTTTAATTCAAATTTTAAAATACTAATTAAGCAAGAGTACAAATTCACTAGAAAACCTAAATTCTACTTATAATTTAGACCATACTAGAAAGAGAGATTACTCTTTTTTGTAGCATTGCATTGAGAATAAAGATGTAAGATTTCTTCATTAGAAGTTGTTCAATTATTGTTTGTCACAATTTTATATTGGGAACAAACAGTAATTGGTGCAACTTCTAATGTTAGAAATCATCAGCTTTTATTCTCTAGCAATCGAAAAACAGAGTATTCTCTCTTTCGGTTGAGTATGAATTATAATCTACACTGCGTCAAAGAAGCTCATTTGATCACTTTCTGGAAGGCCATTTAAACAATCAAATTTTCTAAGAAGTTCTATGGCAGCATTACCAATCTTTGAACGTTTCTTTACATCATCTACTGAATTAAATTCCTTTTCCTTTGCTGCACTTGCTATACCTTCTGCCGCTACATTTCCCATACCTGCTATACTGTTTATTGGTGGTCTTATTCCATCTTCTTCTAGCTGGAATTTTGTAGCACTAGATTTATATAAATCAATTGGAAGGAATTTAAATCCTCTTTCATACATTTCTAAAACTATTTCAAGGTCATCATACATATCCTTATCTTTAGGACCAGCATCATTTCCAAGAGCCTGAATTTCCTGCATCTTTGCTTTAACCTTTTCTTTTCCAAAGATCATAAATTCTGCATCAAAGGCTTTTGCTCTTATAGTAAAGTATGTTGCATAATAAGCCTGAGGTATATGAACTTTAAACCATGCTATTCTAAATGCCATCATTACATAAGCTGCTGCATGGGCTTTAGGGAACATGTATTTTATCTTTTTACAAGACTCTATATACCATTCTGGCACATCATGTTCTCTCATCATAGCTTCATATTCTGGAAATTTAGGTTCTTTTAAGGCTTTACCTTTACGAACAGTTTCCATTATTTTAAATGCGGTATTAGGTGGAAGTCCTTTTCTAATTAAGTAAACCATGATATCATCTCTGGTACATACCGCATCACTTATGCTGGTAATTACTCCATTATCAATTAAGTCCTTAGCATTTCCAAGCCATACATCTGTACCATGTGAAAGTCCTGATATACATAATAAATCTGAGAAAGTCTTTGGTTTTGTATCTACAAGCATTCCTCTTACGAATTTAGTACCAAACTCAGGAATTCCAAATGTTCCAACCTCTGAATTTATCTGATTTGGAGTTACCCCAAGAGCCTTTGTTGAGAAGAATAAGGA encodes the following:
- a CDS encoding zinc ribbon domain-containing protein is translated as MFCKNCGSEILDGDRFCGSCGCQQFENDMRKETFTTVKPIDSGIIKVFKNYFIKPVSFFSELKDEELLKSSIALLLGLPIIQGLLNILYVSAIINSIFSMVKKLPTILASAKIISEQEALKASQQLMMSNEILDAKNKINAFIDNKDIFINGFIQVFVIIILTAIILAILNAIVLKSKIKPTDILFISTSSYIPLVISMALASIVTLVSIIFGLLIIGSGYILSFITLYSGIKQISEEKNDKVFIIMIILFISCSAILALFITSQIESSLISTINIFNSFKNII
- a CDS encoding N-acetylmuramoyl-L-alanine amidase family protein, whose product is MNKILSGVLSILIFITLSGCNSSIEKKEVNNTQEVEKSDTIETENKTVDNSEAPKEDNDSSNNVEDQTVVNKKIVVIDPGHSSNGNKGMEKQSPDSDVMKIKDPGGAEGISTKTPEYVVAMSVSKKLKTLLEQHNVTVIMTKTQDSESPGNIERAEVGNDNNADLAIRIHCDSADSQSARGTSMLIPAPIGYAKDISAISKVYGKTILQDLVSTVGMPDRGVVERSDLTGFNWSKVPVVLVEMGFMSNEKEDQLLNEDSYQEKLAEGLSKGILESLHSN
- a CDS encoding ImmA/IrrE family metallo-endopeptidase produces the protein MHFIEGLFSKLVKKYNTTDVYELCKLEKITYRELDLHPEINGIYQYVMRNRIITINQNLSPECKRITCEHELGHAILHKKYNCTYLKTKTFFNVNKFEKEADIFSSLFEIPFISKDILIGKTLDEVACELNVSRYLLDLRIGICNFD
- a CDS encoding YqaJ viral recombinase family protein — its product is MDKLQWLKERQKGIGGSDVGAIMGVNKWKSPFEVYVDKTEEIREVKESNESSYFGNTLEEVVAREFSIRSGKKVRKDKRQLVHKTHEFMMGNIDRRIVGENSLLECTTVNAFRAKEWAGEEIPPSHILQCQHYMEVLGADTCYIAALIGGQRFVYKEIKRDEELISMIVEAEKDFWINHVQKRIPPKLDGSEAASKYLSKTFKCIDKMLEVNLKEEYKDKINEYLNIKNQMKILDESLKVIENNLKNQLGNAEKGIVEKFQVIWKGVTSNRIDSKVLKEKYPEIYKEVCKQSMSRRFEIKEISS
- a CDS encoding helix-turn-helix domain-containing protein, which codes for MFNAELLSSLIKEAQGDISLNNFASQCKISSSTLSRIINNKNSCPPAPSTLQKIASVAHNGVTYADLMAAAGYINDGETPVEIPDATNTVLSKKDERDIAKRIEALKEDLLNGEGLMLSGNPMSPEAIESLIEALSSGIRQAKIANKKYTPLKKRSYAANKFISPNKYKK
- a CDS encoding YARHG domain-containing protein, whose protein sequence is MKFCTKCGNPIEPNVKFCKKCGNPIKNLDIDNEDINKSKIDLSKKINNNVNNTIDFSKENINESITEPIIIPANESLQKNENVEKERTMHINTRATEYEKFEHNNDTGNNSSKNGHKRSRKPFFSGMAPKIAAAVILIVAICIAVFFNRIEGEYYIIKANDTSISANEKFQYAVKAAKVLKSNTTKDLLKASIVEIAKNDVELAEEDLNQVSSMISQGDYQSIAIGIKDKKIDKLYKDGKYQDAVAEFSEIDKLGGNFKDNKNYEDIMLNVISKITNTPLANTKALLMEDRQICFDNFDDDPFDEIIELKGNGKYSYNSGYKLNLYKIKNGQYKLVDSFTMDHAWNQTMQGAYNYADNKKGVFIGYSNNSSNSGTSVFGVDNEKLQLKGTVLGNKDTKPDDVDNDGIYEIVSNSTSLVTSNNKDNTKWYKVYEDGRTPTEVNAGGGEKATQSTKSSNDYILKDSDKTYLMEDDLKNLTKDQLGLARNEIFARHGYVFTNDEYKKYFSSKSWYVPNPNYDGSDSTLNEYEIANYKVLQAWEQKK
- a CDS encoding zinc ribbon domain-containing protein; the encoded protein is MKYCKKCGNEVSDNIKFCPKCGELINSNNTPNNIVNKKRKIGLKITLISVILILIFSVSAGVAYIKQNASHKDDATKNMEILNVDIDKYPEVTASIKINNYANKINVKNITIKENDAFQKDLKLSDGVNDNEYAISYKTSDESTSSEKNIKIACTLDNDEVTAEYSYTPPEKKQTVDKKSNSSNSVNTYDNNEIKVKNSIEDYESAYIRMINSKNIDYIKGSIDLSGGLISEFTSLIKNYSEQQIEEELVSHKIEDIKKISNSEYQVTVYEKYYISYGKNKTSSYTDFRDTYVVRSTASDFKVYSIKDVVQISSKTNP